The following nucleotide sequence is from Xiphophorus maculatus strain JP 163 A chromosome 22, X_maculatus-5.0-male, whole genome shotgun sequence.
ACATTCCTTGCTGTTGTTGTGGAATAATTCCTGCAACTATTCAGCAAAAAAGAGATAAACATATCACTCTGGCATTTAAACACCTTATCTGTGTAGAGGCATCGTTCTCAGATGGACAATAGCAGCAGAGCCACAAACTAAACGGAAAGTTTAAGATGATGTCTGataagagacagaaaaaagttctgaaacatttcacggcatttttaaaagtacatgaAATGACTCACTTCAATTAATGTATAAATATAACCctaatttattgcaaatttaATCTCCAGCTCTTTTCAGTAGAACCCAGTTGTGAAATCTAGTGACAAAATGCCCAATGTGGTCAAATTCAGACCATATGTGTGTTATTATTTTGATATAGACTTAGGCTGAATGTCATTTAGGTGAGAACAAATTCATCGTTGTGCAGCTCAAGCAAAAGCTGCTGAACAGAAGCCACTTCAGTCGTCAAAGAAGCACAATTCTTCTGACTGCAAACTGAGGAATTCAGACTTTTCTCCTCAGTCATTTTCAGTGTTGTTTGGTAGTTATTGTCTACTGCTTTCTAGTATTCTTTGCACCAACGCTGTCATATTTTTCCTTAAAATGGCTGTGTTTGAGGAAGTTGCTTTGATCTGGCCAGTAATAGAGGCTGATTTCCCTCCAAGCGGAGCACTggtggcttttatttttcttttttagcaatTTCTCTCGTGTTGTTATTTGATGGCGTCTCTCTCCTCGGCGAGCGGACAGCACACCAGCTGCCACTGTTTGCATTCCAATTGTTTGCTGTCCAGTTAGGAGGAATGCTTGAACATAGAGGGAAAATAATTGAATGAGGAGGACTGTGCCGATCAATTTCCTCTAGACTGCAAAACAACTTTTCATAGTGGGAGGTTTAACTCTACACTCTCTTTTATCACTGTGGAGAGTCAAGTTTTCATCCCAGATTTTATAatagctatttatttttattttattttgatttcaagTGATTTTCTACAAAGATGCATGCGTTTAATTGATAAAGCCaggagaaataataaatatctcAAGACATAAAAGAAGTTTTGATTAGGGATGAAACTGTTCTCTTGGCACCAATCGTGTGCTTTAGGAGAGCAATAACACTGTGTAAAGACCGTAAACATTACACTTTAATGGTTCATGATGGCAGGAGGACTCATGAATGCTGGGTTAAAATATAAAGCAATGCTGAAGGTTTGTAACTATAAACTTATGGCCAATGTTTtataacacaaaatattgttaAGGCCTTAAGGAGAGGCATGTGTATTtacttattacttttttttatttatttgtttatttcattcattaacTGTTTGAAGTTATAGGAAATTATAGGttattaataatacaaatagtGAATAGTTTACACTTGCACACTAGATTAGTTTTAACTCTCCACTTTTTGTATGATAAATTCATGTActagcatttgttttgtttttttagtagGATCATatgaactaaaactttttatcattttgtattttagtatttgtttcatttgctATAATAATTGATTGTCAGTCATTTTGATTTACAGTCAAGCACCAAAGAATAcaacataaatttaaataaatattacaaagaaGTTGTCAGCAATAACAGTGtttctttgaataaaatgttttcatttcgcATTAAGATGTGagctaaataaaatcctaacTATACTCCTATCAGAAGCCATCAAAACAAACGTGATTATCTTAATAAGAataatttcagacaaaataaccttgagttattttctgcttttgtacTCACGTTTTGACTGTACAAATCTCAGCTAAGCCTTTCTTTTCTATCAGTGACTTGTTCATTCAGAAATGGTCTGCTAACATGAATGATGCCTAAGGGCAAACTGAGGACAAAAGTCATGCCAATACGAGGAAAGTCTGAACATGCTGTAGCTCCAAAAAATCCCATAAAACtctgaacagaaacaggaatGTCTGGCCTGTGTTGGAATTGCTTccaaactttttaacttttaactttcCAAACTTGCAGCTGCAAGAAATCAATTTCTCCTGCTTTACGACTagccttttgtttgtttcattttcatggTGTGAAAACTTGGTAAATGAACAATATTTACAGTATACACTAGCAGTCTAAAAACTGTAGCTGAATGGAAGCGCACAGCAACAAGTCGGGGAAGGGCAGCACTTCTTTATAGTACATCTACTGTAGCTGAAGACCCTGGttgcagtttctttttatttttgttttaggacTTTGCAAGGAACATTCGATGGAAAAAGTTAGCAGTCTTGatttgtagctttttaaaaaatcttgacATATATTAATATCGGGAATCGGCTCATATCTGTTTTTCCTGAAAACCAGGAGCTTAGATGGAAATTTCAGATtgcaataaagtatattttcatCTTAACCCGTGGTAGAGATGTTGCATTGCTGCATGGTGCAATTCCACACAAGACAATAAGTAGGAATATTaaaacagaggagagaaaagtACATTTCTACAGAGAAAGAAACTGAACTGAGACGGTGGAAAGGCCAATGCGATAGTTGCAGGACTGTCCTGTGGTAGCCAAGACCTGGCAGTGGTTTCTGTCTCCCAGCTGGTTGGAGAGGAATAATGGTGGCAATCCAGCTAATTTATAGAACAGAATGACTGGCTGAGGAACAGACAGTTATTCAGGCTGACGTTCCAAggtaaattcatttaaaaagaaaaaaaaaatacaatgtaaatgtgttttcatataaaatatcTAAACAGGATACTCTTGGATTTACAGGGACATGTGTAGTCACTAATTGAACAAGTAAAACTAAATGTACATTATACTTTAAGAGcctacttttattttactgactaTTTATAGTGTAATTCTATTAGCTCTGTTAACTTTATTGTTGCTCCTGCTAAGGTGGCATATTTGAAAGGTAATTTGAATCTATAATTGAATGAATCCATAATTTTGCTATAATTTCTTGGTGAAGATGCATGGCCGTAATAAATCTATTTTGCGAGGTGTGTACTCTGTGTCCTCAGTGTGGTGCACAAGCTTTATTTCCGCCATTCGGACAGCCAAAGTGCTACATTTCCTTCAGAGTGGGATTGAAGGAGCCAAGGGATCctgctgcacacacacccccgcatacacacacacagaggagctCTGAAACCTGAGCCAGGCTGCCTTACTGGCTTCCTCCTCCATCTAGCACCACATAAGTGTCCAGGCAATGCCCTTGGCTTAATAGGGCTTAATGCCTGTGCTTGTCACTGTAGCATGGCAGGTATTGAGTGTTAGGACATTTCTGAAACAGTGCTTGCGTGTGTTCTCTAGAGTCTCACTAGTGCCTCCAAAGCTCTGACATTTACCCCAGGTAAAGAACCGGATGCTATTATATACCCCTCCTTTTTTTTGCCATCTCCATCTATTCAGCCAGGCTCAAACTTTAGAGTTGTTAGAGGTATTTGTCACCTTTATTGAACTTAATCCAGAGGAATTACCACTGTCTCATTTCTGTCTTTGCCTTTCTTTGACTCCATCTGTCTTCATCTTTTGTGTTctcacttcatttttttctaccttGGAGTGGTGAAGAGTTTGCCTAATGAAGTGGCTGATGGGAGTATATTACAGGGAGATAGAGTGGAGCGGTCGCCTACTCCAACATCCATTAACCTTACAGCTTCAGTCAGCACAGATTCAGTTCTGAGCTTTGAGTTGAGCTCATGAGTTGCACGGTCGTGGTCGAACATTTGTTTCAGAAACTGAGATGTGAAGTCGTGATTTATATCTCACGAATGGTATCAGTTTTGGTCATTCAATAAACTAGAATACAATtgaaaactaaatttatttcaggCCAGTTTGAAAGATGAAACCCAGTTTATAAAGATTTACTGAACCCATATAGGTATTGTTATACAGAACTATGGAACGAAACCAAAGatcaaaacctgttttcaggtccaagcatttgtttaagaaataaaaatagaaatgttttcttacaaataactgaTAGTTTTTAGAAATactgcaaaataataattttaatcaacCAACGAGGTCGGACACATTGTGACTCATGcatatttcacatttcctcTGACTGTGCCTCTCCGCTGTAGCAGCCGTGGTGCAGGTGTCTTTTTCCGGGAGAAGGACATAGTTATTGTTAGTTGTTGGTGCTCTTTTTCCTATATATGTCCAGAAGTTTAGCTTTTTCTGCAATAGTTAGCATCTTCCTCTGCCTTTTTGTCTTCAGGTGCCTTTGTCGGTGCAGAACGTTTTGTCGACATTGTGGGTTTTGTCGTGGAGGAAATTCACAAACGTAAATTTCCCAAGCCAAACACATTCTGTACTGGACAGAGACGAGGAACGGGATGGATTTATCGATAGCCAatcagaacacaatgcacgttCATATGTTATAAAAACAAGGTGCACTAAAAAAGCCGTGAAACAGCAAGGCCGCGAAAGGTGAAGCTCcttatagcgagggttcactgtattacATGAGACCaatgaatattatttaattCCATTGCCTAGAAAATCATGGGGACTTAACTGAGCAAGAACAGTACACCACAACCCAACAGAACAGTACTGAAGAAGCTAGCTGTTGTATTCAAAGATATAAATGAAAGTTTAGTGAAAGGAGAAAAGTGGTGCAAAATGAAAGGTGATCATTTCTGAATTCTGAATGTCTGAGGGACATTTACATATAAGGCATGGACTGCAGCTTCTGTGAAGGCTTCAGAGCGACCCCACGCAGGCGTATCTGGGACTGGGCTATAACTGTTGCAGTCCTGGGTTAAGCCACTCATGAAGCAGATAAAGTCCAAAGCATCTTACCTGATTTGCTCTGACCAAATCCTTACCAAGAAACTATTGGCAAACTTTAAATAGGATGCcatttttgtaataaacatttcataatttaaagcATAGTAAAATCCTAgcagtatttacattttaaagagaaatgaaatTTGGGTTTACATTAGCTTATATGTGATTTTAGGTAGTAAAAttactgaatttaatttttaaaaaattgtattctGGTCCTCCAATTAATGTTTCTCTTGGTAGAAtgcctaaagaaaaaaatgctgagtGTTTTGTCATTAACTTGTTGGTTTTAATGTTAGACTAtgaacaaattagtttttttgtacTCAACTCAAATTATAGATTTACAACCACTATCCATGaccaaataaacagttttgtcAATTTAAATTCTTATGTGTCACAATTATCAAGGTCTCTTGAAGTAGCAGCAGTGGAAAGAGAGAAGTGTGATAAGagcagagagaaataaaacctcTCCTCTCCTGGGTTCCAACTCATTTTtaagtgtaaaatatttcacatggacttaaactattttttttactgtatacCACCATTCATGGTCAGAATCCATCTTTCAGAATTTGGTGAGTATCTATTGATAATTTTACAATTATAAAAATTTACAAAGTGTTATAAATATTGAGTGTTTGTACTCACACAAAAAAGCTTTATTATGAatcactttcattttctttgttatgCATTTCAAAAATGAGCCAATGGATAAAGCAATGATTCCAAAGTGATTCTTTTCTTCGTGGAAACAAACTGAACTGGTATTTTAATAAGATCATTTCCCAGACTTTGGTAAAATTGTCTCCTTTTTGCTTTTGATGTGCTTTTTCATTTCGTGTTAGCAAAAGTCGCCTCTGAATAGCGGCGACGGGGGGTTCGTTTGTCATCTAATCTCGTAAACGAGCTGATGGCCGTCCATTCCGTCCACTAATGAGATTAGACACTCGTTGCGGGTCACACCACAGGTCATCGTTCCCGATGCCCCTACAAAAgcaattattgttttaaatgttcctCTCATCATCTTCTCAAAGCGATTGTGCATGGCTCgatgagggagaaaaaaaagctctgaGGCAGACAGAGAGCGTCAGATTTCCTCTTCAGTCGGGAGCCTGAAAGGTTTCACACTCCTACAGTTTTAGCTTCCTTTAGCAGCCAAGGTTACCTATTTGGATGAGTCATTGAGTATAAGCATGTACTGTATTTTTTGGATTAAAGGTATATGGATCACGGATTTCAGTTGGAGCATATAATAACATCTTTCAAGATTAACAGTAAAAGATTGTACACATTTCATGAAGATGTTATGATTTTATACTACTAAAGATGGTTAGTAAATACTAAAACCCACTGACTTAAAGGACTTAAGAGGGTTATTTTTCTTCGTTGTgtctcctgtgtgtgtgtgtgtgtgtgtgggcatctTTTTATGTGTGTGAATTCACCAACGAGTCTGTTTTGGTAGATCAGTAAGAAGTATAACGGTCCACAGGGATAGCCTGCATCTTTGTTCTCCTGCTGACAATGGAGGACTCTCAGTCCGTCTAAAGGGAGAAATTATGTCCCAAAGCAGTCTGGGAGAAAAAGAGATACACACAGTACTTCTCACATGCTACTCATGTGGGGCATGACCTCAATAAGAGCTGCTGTTGTGTTTGGAAAGCCCTCAACACCATGTGCCAACCCCTTTTAAACGCTGTAACGTTTAGGCCTTAGGTCCTGCATTTTTCTACattaaagtgttaaaagaaATTCAGACCATTTCTCTTTAAGTCtgtttcacaaatcagtgtTCAACAAATAGTCAACATGTTAGTAAGTTCATTTCCTCTCTGTTCCCACAGGTAAGGAGGAGCCAACCACGTATACCTGCACAACGTGTAAGCAGTCATACGGCAGTGCCTGGTTCTTGCTGCAGCATGCTCAGAACTCCCATGGCTTTCGAATTTACCTGGAAAGTGAACATGGCAGTCCTCTCACCCCACGCATGGGCGGACCTTCTTCCCTTGGTGGTGGTGCTGACTGCCCTTCTCAGCCTCCCCTTCATGGCCTCCATTTGCCACCTGATGCAAGCCCTTTCAACCTCCTCCGCATCCCTGGCTCGGGCTCAGGGGGAAGGGACAGCGTTGGAGCAGGAGGTGCCATTGGCTCTGGTGTTCCTGGAGGCCATCATCAGCGTTTCCCCCCAACACCTCCTCTCTTCAGCCCCCCTCCGCGAAACCATCTGGATCCCCACCACCTGAGCCCAGAGGAGCTGGCGCTGGCAGCCCACCACCCGAGTGCCTTTGACAGGGTGCTGCGCCTTAATCCTCCTCTGCCTCTAGACCCACCTCCGACAATGGACTTCTCAAGGCGTCTACGGGAACTGGCGGGCAACACCTCAGGGTCTACTCCCCCGCTATCACCCAGCCGGCCAAGCCCCATGCAGCGCTTACTGCAGCCATTCCAGACAGGAGGAAACGGAGGTGCAGGGGGTGCAGGGGGCAGCAAACCTCCATATCTTGCTACTCCACCACCACTACAAGGCTCAATGCAGTCGCCTGTGGGCTCACAAACCACTCCTCCAACCCCTCTCCCTACAGCAGGACCACCCTCTTCCTCCAACACCCAGTTGAAATCAAAGTGTTGTGAGTTTTGTGGCAAAGCCTTTAAGTTCCAGAGTAATTTAATAGTGCATCGGCGCAGccacacaggagagaagccGTACAAATGTCACTTGTGTGATCATGCATGCACACAAGCCAGCAAACTGAAACGACATATGAAGACGCACATGCACAAATCATCCTCGCCAAACACGGGCAAGTCAGAAGATGGTCTATCAATAGCCTCATCCCCAGAGCCTGGCACTAGTGAGCATATAGGTAGTGCAAGCAATGCACTTAAATCAGTGGTGGCCAAgctgaaaagtgaaaataatcgCATGTTACGAGAAAAtggggaggaggaagaagaggaagaagaggaggaagaagaagaagaggaggaggaggaagaagaagaggaggaggaagaggagggggaagAGGAGGAAGTACAGAATGGGGAGAGACCACCCAAGCGAAACAACAGCTATCACTTTGGACTGAGCCTGGAAGCAGCACGGCAGcatgaaaacagcagcagtatTGGAAATCGACTGGGCGGAGTGGCTGATGAGACGTCTATCCCTCGCTCACTGCCAGAGGTCATGCAGGGAATGGGTCTGGCCGCCAGCATGCAGCATTTCAGTGAAGCCCTCAACGCACACAAACGCAACGCCATGGCCCAGGAGAACCACCTGCACCACCATCTCAGCAGAGACCATCACCACAGTCGGGACATGTGCGATGGAGACTCTATCTTGGAAACAGAACGCGTAGAGGAAGGCACTGTTTCTGCAGTAAATGGACGAGGAGTGTCTCCTAATGAATCTTCTTCAATTGGCCTCTCAAAGAAACTGCTTCTGGGTAGCCCCAGTCCACTTAGTCCCTTCTCAAAACGTATTAAACTGGAGAAAGAATTTGACCTGCCTACCCCCACAATCCCTAATACAGAAAACGTCTACTCCCAATGGTTGGCTGGCTATGCTGCCTCTCGACAACTCAAGGACCCCTTTCTCAACTTTGGGGATTCCAGACAATCGCCTTTTGCATCATCATCTGAGCACTCTTCAGAGAATGGCAGCCTGCGTTTCTCGACCCCTCCAGGAGAACTGGATGGGGGAATGTCAGGTCGCAGTGGGACAGGCAGCGGGGGCAGTACGCCCCACCTTGGGGGTCCTGGGAGACCCAGTTCCAAGGATGGACGCAGGAGTGACACTTGTGAGTACTGTGGAAAGGTTTTCAAGAACTGCAGTAACCTGACAGTACACCGGCGCAGCCACACAGGAGAGAGACCCTACAAGTGTGAGCTGTGCAATTACGCGTGTGCCCAGAGCTCCAAACTTACTCGCCACATGAAGACCCATGGTCAGGTGGGCAAAGATGTGTACAAGTGTGAAATTTGTCAAATGCCCTTCAGTGTTTACAGCACCTTGgagaaacacatgaaaaaatGGCACAGTGACCGTCCCTTGAGTACCGAAATAAAGTCAGAGTAGAAGGCAGAACAATAAGACCTTTTCCTTTGCAACTGGGTCGCCAACAGTCAAGTGTTTATTCCTAGCCCCCTTGTAGATTTGCCCCAATCCCAAACCTCCCCTTTCACCAACCTGGTGGAAGCCTAAGACCATGTGCTCTGCACCAGCACACCTTGTTTCCATTACCCATCGAATGCATGATCTGTATCGGGGCAATACTCTTGCATTGACGCAAAACTTCGAGCCTTTCTCTTGTGCAATAATTTACATGTTGTGTACTATTTCCTTttattgagttttctttttttcccccatttttaaGAATTAGTCAGCATGCATAGTATGTTTTTTGctaatcaaaaaagaaaagaaaaaaagaaaagaatttgTCCCTGGTTGGTTAGTTGTTGAGtaaatgtgttgctgtttttctctcattcagttattttctttttattatttaaaaagaaaaaaagagaagaaagataCATCCATGCTGCGTACATTCTGTAACACATATCATGTACAGCTTTGTTTTGTAACATGGAAAGTGAACAGTCTTTTTACTTGACCCTCTTTTTACTACCCTGGAAATGCACTTATCCTGATCTTTCTAAAAGATGCCATGTTCACACAGggtttaaaagaagaaaagaaaatcatgttaTTTGGCTTGACTACTAAACTGAAAGTGATGACAGGcctcaaatttctttcaaaaagacaaaaaagtgtGTTAAGAACTCAATTTGTACTATCATTTGGAGGATTAAGGAAGAGTGCCTTTGATATTTCAAAACTGCATTGGCCATAATTTTATCTGGTTTAAGTTTGGGGTCACACAGACGAAGCTGAAAGAGTTAGACCACGCAGAAAAAGGTCCTTGCATCAAGCACCTGAAGACTCAAATGGACAACTCATGATGAAAGATCAAAATCATCATTTAGCTACCTTTAACATGTTTAATAGGCTATCTATAATTGGAAATTTTATGACAAGCATGGTACAAGCAGTATTGTGTATATCTGAATTACTTGTAGATTTGTCTTTGGTATGGTGGAGCTTTTGAGAGAAAGGTAATCTATGATGAAATGTACAATCCTGAACTTGAGGGATGAGGCGCAGAGTGTCACATGTCTGCGTTAGCACAAACCTACAATGCTgcttcagcatgtcagtgtgtGGAACAATGCATAAAGTAATATGTGAGCTCAAATTTAAGCTAACTTTACTTAAgagcagtgaaaaaaaatacaagctagacagaaagaaagcaaaacagaacTGGAAACAACGTATGCTTTATGGTATACAAGgcaatgtttttcactttacaacTCCAAACACGGCCATCAGCAGAGAAAGAGACACTTGCAAAAACATATATCTGTGTTTTAGGGcttttgaaaaatcttttaatgCTAACCAATATGCATACAGTGGCTCTTAAAACTGTCCACAGCTTTGCGGAAATGTCAggtttttgtgatttaaaaaataatattacaaatcaatttaacatgttttccacactcaaaatgaaattattccTCCAcaattcaactaaaaaaaaacaaaaaacaaatcttctaGAATAAGGAAAAAGTTAAATCTGGACACATACATCCCTGAACTAATACTTCAATGAAGcataatttgattaaatttcaACATTCACTCTTTGGTTGGAGCCTAAAAGTTGTCCTACATCCTGACTTGTCaatatttgcagatttctgcattaaagatggaaaaatatttgaaaaattgtaTTTCACAATGGCGGTAATCACAAAAACCTGCTGTTTTAACATTGGTG
It contains:
- the LOC102236548 gene encoding B-cell lymphoma/leukemia 11A, with protein sequence MSRRKQGKPQHLSKRDFSPAEPLSTAVVSSEELSERCSEHSEDSGSLNGHHPVPTAGRLARLGPDSHPSPEQDLLTCGQCQATFPLADILLFIEHKRKRCHGPSCLAIGRGLDKPPSPSPGLALTPSPALNSLRGRRPVEVGVQATLADEDDERFLSPRGICPKQEPLPGKQSNMHHLQLYMNTGAAGCRKTGKEEPTTYTCTTCKQSYGSAWFLLQHAQNSHGFRIYLESEHGSPLTPRMGGPSSLGGGADCPSQPPLHGLHLPPDASPFNLLRIPGSGSGGRDSVGAGGAIGSGVPGGHHQRFPPTPPLFSPPPRNHLDPHHLSPEELALAAHHPSAFDRVLRLNPPLPLDPPPTMDFSRRLRELAGNTSGSTPPLSPSRPSPMQRLLQPFQTGGNGGAGGAGGSKPPYLATPPPLQGSMQSPVGSQTTPPTPLPTAGPPSSSNTQLKSKCCEFCGKAFKFQSNLIVHRRSHTGEKPYKCHLCDHACTQASKLKRHMKTHMHKSSSPNTGKSEDGLSIASSPEPGTSEHIGSASNALKSVVAKLKSENNRMLRENGEEEEEEEEEEEEEEEEEEEEEEEEEEGEEEEVQNGERPPKRNNSYHFGLSLEAARQHENSSSIGNRLGGVADETSIPRSLPEVMQGMGLAASMQHFSEALNAHKRNAMAQENHLHHHLSRDHHHSRDMCDGDSILETERVEEGTVSAVNGRGVSPNESSSIGLSKKLLLGSPSPLSPFSKRIKLEKEFDLPTPTIPNTENVYSQWLAGYAASRQLKDPFLNFGDSRQSPFASSSEHSSENGSLRFSTPPGELDGGMSGRSGTGSGGSTPHLGGPGRPSSKDGRRSDTCEYCGKVFKNCSNLTVHRRSHTGERPYKCELCNYACAQSSKLTRHMKTHGQVGKDVYKCEICQMPFSVYSTLEKHMKKWHSDRPLSTEIKSE